A region of Methanomassiliicoccus sp. DNA encodes the following proteins:
- the rpiA gene encoding ribose-5-phosphate isomerase RpiA, whose product MGKKQQAAKRAVEYVQDGMVLGLGTGSTTKLAVDEIGMLVKEGYDLVGIPTSLETERQARSLGIPLTTLDQVEAIDLTIDGADEVDPHLNLIKGLGGALLREKIVAYHSRREIIIVDDSKMVDVLGMRTPLPVEVAKFSHIKTRRTLESLGCKASLRGGEIPFTTDNGNFIYDCKFNAIEDPLGLESKLNSIPGVLENGLFLELANCVVIGTDDGPKVQTKR is encoded by the coding sequence ATCGGCAAGAAGCAGCAGGCGGCCAAGCGAGCGGTGGAGTATGTCCAGGACGGCATGGTCCTGGGGCTGGGAACAGGATCGACGACCAAACTTGCCGTGGACGAGATCGGTATGCTGGTCAAGGAAGGCTACGATCTAGTGGGGATCCCCACATCCCTGGAGACAGAGAGGCAGGCTAGATCGTTGGGCATACCGTTGACGACCCTTGACCAGGTTGAGGCCATAGACCTAACCATAGATGGGGCTGACGAGGTCGACCCCCATCTGAACCTTATAAAGGGGTTGGGCGGGGCGTTGCTGAGGGAGAAGATCGTCGCCTATCACTCAAGGCGGGAGATCATAATCGTGGACGACTCCAAGATGGTGGACGTCCTAGGAATGAGAACCCCCTTGCCAGTGGAAGTCGCCAAGTTCAGCCATATAAAGACCCGGAGAACCCTGGAAAGCTTAGGGTGCAAGGCCTCCCTAAGGGGAGGAGAAATACCATTCACTACCGATAATGGGAATTTCATTTACGATTGTAAGTTCAACGCTATCGAGGACCCGTTAGGACTGGAGAGCAAGCTGAACTCCATACCTGGGGTATTGGAGAACGGCCTGTTTCTCGAGCTGGCGAACTGTGTTGTGATCGGAACAGATGATGGACCGAAGGTCCAGACAAAACGTTAG
- a CDS encoding RNA-protein complex protein Nop10, with protein MRTSLRKCPRCVEYTLSDECPRCGSRTDTPIPPRYSPEDRYGEYRRRLRKESGHHGKDQVNIQ; from the coding sequence ATGAGAACGTCGCTCAGAAAATGTCCTCGTTGCGTCGAATATACGTTATCGGATGAATGTCCCCGATGCGGCTCCAGGACAGACACCCCGATACCTCCCAGATATTCCCCTGAGGATAGATATGGAGAATATCGCCGAAGGTTGAGGAAGGAGAGTGGTCATCATGGAAAAGATCAAGTCAATATTCAGTGA
- a CDS encoding GTP-binding protein: MIICQIVGFLGSGKTTLLVQLGSELGKEGKKVAIIVNEIGEIGVDGAVIDSFGFQSVELTEGCICCTLAGSLQNTLKILSKEYQPDLIIIEPTGIALPNIIKKMVRIAMVGEDAMYTIGIVDAFRAEKLFKQAETFCRTQIDGSDIVAINKIDLVDDGLRDKVSEMVRDITPKSKIVFISAKQAKGLESLLELLREAP, from the coding sequence ATGATAATCTGCCAAATAGTGGGCTTTTTAGGTAGTGGAAAGACCACACTACTAGTTCAATTAGGTTCAGAGCTGGGCAAGGAAGGTAAAAAGGTCGCCATCATTGTAAACGAGATCGGGGAGATTGGGGTCGATGGAGCGGTCATCGATTCCTTCGGGTTCCAGAGCGTGGAGCTCACCGAGGGATGCATCTGCTGCACCTTGGCAGGAAGCCTTCAGAACACCTTGAAGATATTAAGCAAGGAGTATCAGCCCGACCTTATCATAATAGAGCCCACAGGAATAGCCCTACCCAACATCATCAAGAAAATGGTTCGCATCGCTATGGTGGGAGAGGATGCGATGTACACCATCGGGATCGTGGACGCTTTCAGGGCAGAGAAGCTGTTCAAGCAGGCTGAGACCTTCTGCAGGACCCAGATCGATGGGTCGGACATCGTGGCCATCAACAAGATCGACCTGGTCGACGATGGGCTCCGCGACAAGGTAAGTGAGATGGTGAGAGATATCACTCCCAAATCAAAGATCGTTTTCATCTCGGCAAAACAGGCCAAGGGGCTGGAGAGCCTGTTGGAGCTACTGAGGGAAGCACCATGA
- a CDS encoding 30S ribosomal protein S27e has translation MAEVQTGKFIKVRCPDCSNEQITFKNPATNVTCNVCGSTLVKAKGGAGELRGTLVEVVD, from the coding sequence ATGGCAGAGGTTCAGACTGGTAAGTTCATTAAGGTAAGGTGCCCCGACTGCAGCAACGAGCAGATCACCTTCAAGAACCCCGCCACCAACGTGACCTGTAATGTCTGCGGTTCCACCTTGGTAAAGGCCAAGGGCGGTGCAGGAGAGTTGCGAGGAACGCTGGTTGAGGTGGTCGATTAA
- a CDS encoding proteasome assembly chaperone family protein codes for MEKIKSIFSEQPQFDAPILVEGLPGVGNVGKLAAEHLLDQLKATKFADIYSSYFPPQVVVDEEGVVKLVNNELYYSKADGKHPDLIILVGDYQGLTPEGQYDLSDHIIQLCQGWGVKTIFTLGGYGIGKMVEEPRVLGAATSKEVVEEMKAKGVIFSKGEPGSGIVGASGLLLGLSKVYGFPAVCLMGETSGYFVDPKGAEAVLRILASILNVEIDFSDLESKAEQIDLITSKLKEIETPAEPKREDLGYIG; via the coding sequence ATGGAAAAGATCAAGTCAATATTCAGTGAACAACCGCAGTTCGACGCTCCTATACTGGTGGAAGGCCTTCCGGGCGTTGGGAATGTCGGGAAGCTCGCAGCAGAGCATCTGCTAGATCAGCTCAAAGCTACAAAGTTCGCGGACATCTATTCCTCTTATTTCCCTCCTCAGGTCGTGGTGGACGAGGAGGGGGTCGTAAAGTTGGTCAACAACGAGCTTTATTACTCTAAAGCGGACGGGAAGCACCCTGACCTCATCATCCTCGTTGGCGACTACCAAGGTCTGACACCGGAAGGGCAGTACGACCTATCGGACCACATTATCCAGCTTTGCCAGGGATGGGGGGTCAAGACCATCTTCACCTTAGGAGGCTATGGCATCGGCAAGATGGTGGAGGAACCTCGGGTCCTGGGAGCGGCCACCAGCAAGGAGGTCGTGGAGGAGATGAAGGCCAAGGGGGTCATCTTCTCCAAGGGCGAACCGGGATCGGGCATCGTGGGCGCCAGCGGACTCCTGCTCGGTCTCAGTAAGGTCTATGGCTTCCCGGCCGTGTGCCTGATGGGGGAGACCTCCGGCTATTTCGTAGACCCCAAAGGGGCAGAGGCGGTCCTGAGGATCCTAGCATCGATCCTCAACGTGGAGATCGACTTCTCCGACCTGGAGTCCAAGGCCGAGCAGATCGACCTGATCACATCCAAGCTCAAGGAGATCGAGACCCCGGCTGAGCCGAAGAGAGAGGACCTTGGTTACATCGGTTGA
- a CDS encoding MBL fold metallo-hydrolase, protein MTSITFLGTGGGRFATIYQIRATGGIYLNDGPRIHLDPGPSALMGMRKLALDPAKTDAVLISHCHPDHYADAEMLIEGMTKGGFKRSGTLVGSISAIKGADGFSQAVSEYHQSIVERVETVEAGSSFTVKGMKVDATRTSHNDPAGVGFKFHTSSGVISYVGDTEYADYLQAEHAGCRVLVLNLTRPLNSRVPKHLCTEDAAQLATEISPEVVILTHFGMRLVHEGVKKQAEHIEKASGARTIAAEDLMTVQIGKTIRSTRSRGWEIIGDGKGPVHLDA, encoded by the coding sequence TTGACCAGCATAACATTCTTGGGGACGGGTGGTGGAAGGTTCGCCACCATATACCAGATCCGGGCCACGGGGGGCATATACTTGAACGATGGTCCCCGGATCCATCTGGACCCCGGCCCTTCCGCCCTGATGGGGATGCGGAAGCTTGCGTTGGATCCCGCAAAGACAGATGCGGTCCTCATTTCACATTGCCATCCCGACCATTACGCGGACGCAGAGATGCTCATCGAGGGGATGACCAAAGGGGGCTTCAAACGTTCTGGGACTCTTGTAGGCAGCATCAGTGCGATCAAGGGGGCCGATGGATTCAGCCAGGCCGTGTCTGAGTACCACCAGTCCATAGTGGAAAGAGTGGAAACGGTGGAGGCCGGGTCCTCCTTCACCGTGAAAGGGATGAAGGTGGATGCCACGAGGACGTCCCACAACGATCCTGCTGGAGTGGGTTTCAAGTTCCATACCTCATCGGGGGTCATCTCGTACGTCGGGGACACCGAGTACGCGGACTACCTCCAGGCTGAGCATGCAGGGTGTAGGGTGCTGGTCCTGAACCTTACCCGGCCCCTCAACTCCAGGGTGCCTAAGCATCTATGCACCGAGGACGCCGCCCAGCTGGCCACGGAGATCTCGCCGGAGGTGGTCATCCTGACCCACTTCGGGATGCGGTTGGTGCATGAGGGAGTAAAGAAGCAAGCGGAGCACATCGAGAAGGCCTCGGGGGCACGCACCATAGCTGCCGAGGACCTCATGACCGTTCAGATCGGTAAGACTATTCGCTCTACCCGCTCGCGGGGGTGGGAGATCATCGGGGACGGCAAGGGGCCTGTGCACCTTGACGCATGA
- a CDS encoding ribbon-helix-helix protein, CopG family: MEKVTIRLPERYVRALDFLVKVDDFPSRSEAIRAAIRDFIYVRVDVVMEKVKKMEEAEKTLAAMEQFEIDYLRK; the protein is encoded by the coding sequence CTGGAGAAGGTCACAATACGCCTCCCTGAACGCTACGTCAGAGCACTGGACTTCCTTGTGAAGGTGGACGATTTCCCTTCACGCTCTGAAGCGATCCGGGCGGCTATAAGGGATTTCATCTACGTGCGGGTAGACGTAGTTATGGAGAAGGTCAAGAAGATGGAGGAGGCAGAAAAGACCCTTGCCGCCATGGAACAGTTCGAAATAGATTACTTGAGGAAGTAG
- a CDS encoding sodium:solute symporter family protein encodes MVDTFVFAACAIAYLAATMFLGYLGYRHTRGAEDFMVAGRKVSPVILGLSYGATFISTSAIVGFGGLASLYGTGLIWLTVLNIGVGIFVAFVIYGKKTRSIGRELGAVTFPDLLGKRFKSPFMQYTAGSLMLVAMPLYTAAIMIGGAWFINTTFNIDYNLALIGFSLITVTYVVFGGLLAVMYTDAFQGALMLIGMTLLLAFTLVNVGGVTDGFTSLSNLSPQVPAFLQSGGLNSWTAMPELGSSIWYTLVTTIVMGVGIGVLAQPQLSVRFMTAKDTKSLNRAVMVGGPFILMMTGVAFTVGALSNVWFWENKGQIAYTAAGNNVDNVIPLYINQATPELFVVLFLIVLLAAAMSTLSAIFHTMGTTAGYDLYKHIMKKDEPSKRVTQIATAIMMVVSIIVAFLMPSNIIARATAMFMGLCACAFLPALTYGLYNKSPYALPAKLSLSAGALTWFLWTVFVHTSEAKPLGISNVLFGQVTLLGAPFNVIDPLIVGLPVSIIALVIGLVIVKYKATDKRKGSQKIEQ; translated from the coding sequence ATGGTCGATACGTTCGTGTTCGCAGCATGTGCTATTGCATATCTGGCTGCCACTATGTTCTTAGGATACCTTGGCTACCGTCATACTAGAGGGGCTGAGGATTTCATGGTTGCGGGAAGAAAGGTGAGCCCCGTCATTCTGGGATTGTCCTATGGGGCTACGTTCATCAGTACCTCCGCGATCGTCGGCTTCGGCGGTCTGGCCTCGTTATACGGGACCGGATTGATCTGGCTTACTGTTCTTAACATAGGGGTGGGGATCTTTGTCGCATTTGTGATATACGGCAAGAAGACCCGTTCCATCGGTCGTGAGCTTGGTGCGGTCACTTTCCCCGACCTCCTGGGTAAGAGGTTCAAATCTCCCTTCATGCAATATACCGCAGGCTCGCTGATGCTCGTCGCCATGCCGCTCTACACTGCGGCGATAATGATCGGCGGGGCCTGGTTCATCAACACCACATTCAACATAGACTATAACTTAGCGCTAATAGGGTTCTCCTTAATCACGGTCACCTACGTGGTCTTCGGCGGGCTACTCGCCGTCATGTACACCGACGCCTTTCAGGGGGCGCTGATGCTGATAGGTATGACCCTCCTTCTCGCCTTTACTTTGGTGAACGTTGGCGGTGTGACCGATGGATTCACAAGCCTCAGCAACCTGTCACCCCAGGTCCCTGCTTTCCTGCAGAGCGGCGGTCTCAATTCCTGGACGGCCATGCCGGAGTTGGGTTCCAGCATATGGTACACTCTGGTCACGACCATCGTTATGGGCGTGGGGATCGGGGTGCTGGCGCAGCCTCAGCTCAGTGTCCGGTTCATGACGGCAAAGGACACCAAGAGCCTGAACCGTGCGGTCATGGTGGGTGGGCCGTTCATCCTGATGATGACCGGGGTAGCCTTCACGGTCGGGGCCCTCTCCAATGTTTGGTTCTGGGAGAACAAGGGCCAGATAGCATATACAGCGGCCGGTAACAACGTTGACAATGTGATCCCGCTGTACATCAATCAGGCCACCCCGGAACTTTTCGTTGTTCTCTTCCTCATCGTGCTCCTGGCGGCGGCGATGTCCACTCTTAGTGCGATCTTTCACACCATGGGGACGACTGCGGGATATGATCTCTATAAGCACATCATGAAGAAGGATGAGCCGTCGAAGCGGGTCACGCAGATCGCCACGGCCATCATGATGGTGGTCAGCATCATCGTGGCCTTCCTGATGCCATCCAACATCATCGCCCGGGCCACCGCCATGTTCATGGGCCTGTGCGCTTGCGCGTTCCTGCCCGCTCTGACCTATGGGCTGTACAATAAGAGCCCATACGCCTTGCCGGCAAAGCTCTCCCTGAGCGCAGGGGCACTCACATGGTTCCTATGGACGGTGTTCGTGCACACCTCAGAAGCAAAGCCGCTTGGCATAAGTAATGTCCTGTTCGGGCAGGTCACGCTGCTGGGAGCTCCGTTCAACGTTATAGACCCGCTAATTGTCGGACTTCCCGTTTCCATCATCGCCCTGGTGATAGGACTAGTCATCGTCAAATATAAGGCCACGGACAAGAGAAAGGGGTCCCAAAAGATTGAGCAGTGA
- a CDS encoding 50S ribosomal protein L44e: MKMPHTVKTYCPWCKTHTAHEVERVKKKKASELKWGQRRFRRATSGYGGFPRPKPEGREKPTKRVSLRYRCKTCKKALQRPCFRAKKFELEE; this comes from the coding sequence ATGAAGATGCCTCACACTGTCAAAACCTATTGCCCTTGGTGTAAAACTCACACAGCTCATGAAGTAGAGAGAGTAAAGAAGAAGAAAGCCAGCGAGCTAAAGTGGGGGCAGCGTAGATTCAGGAGAGCGACCTCCGGATACGGTGGTTTTCCCAGGCCAAAACCTGAAGGAAGGGAGAAGCCGACGAAGAGGGTCTCCCTCCGCTACAGGTGCAAGACCTGCAAGAAGGCGTTGCAGAGGCCGTGCTTCAGGGCCAAAAAGTTCGAGCTGGAGGAGTGA
- a CDS encoding ArsR family transcriptional regulator, with protein MNERGFTKKDETLVKLLMRTDMPKNVAKTLVFLRKKEETTSVEIEISTALRQPEVSIAMQELRRRKWVIKRDIKKEGKGRPVHSYKLALPFDKIIETLEKEEIKRIEEIQNNVKALKQAVQQQT; from the coding sequence ATGAATGAGAGAGGCTTCACAAAAAAGGATGAAACCCTCGTCAAGCTCCTCATGCGTACGGATATGCCAAAGAACGTCGCCAAGACGCTGGTATTCCTGCGTAAAAAGGAGGAGACCACCTCGGTGGAGATAGAGATATCTACCGCTTTGAGGCAGCCAGAGGTCTCCATCGCCATGCAGGAGCTTAGGCGACGCAAGTGGGTCATCAAACGGGACATAAAGAAGGAAGGGAAAGGGAGACCGGTCCACTCGTACAAACTGGCCTTGCCGTTCGACAAGATAATCGAGACCCTTGAGAAGGAAGAGATTAAAAGGATTGAAGAGATCCAGAACAACGTTAAGGCTCTGAAGCAGGCTGTTCAGCAGCAGACCTAA
- a CDS encoding diphthine--ammonia ligase yields MRLATLFSGGKDSVLATYIMEGQGHEVGILVNVRPRDPHSWVFHTPNLDVLPLMAEAMGMKLVTVDSSGTEEDDLKALSQVLSGLEVEGVVTGAIASDYQWDRINHVCEGLDLRVFSPLWRKDQGMLMDELLDSGIKTLLVSVSADGLETSWLGKEIDAAMLETLRKVALRRGMNLAGEGGEYETTVLDSPLHTMSMRILESETHTVRDGGSLKIKKAILEVKT; encoded by the coding sequence ATGAGATTGGCCACTCTGTTCTCAGGGGGCAAGGACTCCGTGCTCGCCACCTATATCATGGAGGGGCAGGGCCATGAGGTCGGCATTCTGGTGAACGTACGTCCAAGAGATCCCCACTCCTGGGTATTTCATACGCCCAATCTTGACGTCCTTCCCCTGATGGCGGAGGCCATGGGCATGAAGCTGGTGACCGTGGACAGTTCCGGCACCGAGGAGGACGACCTGAAGGCCTTAAGCCAGGTCCTTTCGGGGCTGGAGGTCGAAGGAGTGGTCACGGGAGCCATCGCCTCAGACTATCAGTGGGACCGCATCAACCATGTATGCGAGGGGCTGGACCTCAGGGTGTTCTCGCCGCTTTGGAGAAAGGACCAAGGGATGCTGATGGACGAGCTCCTGGATTCAGGCATAAAAACCCTCCTGGTAAGTGTTTCAGCCGATGGCCTGGAGACATCCTGGCTGGGTAAGGAGATAGACGCCGCGATGCTGGAAACCTTGCGTAAGGTTGCTCTGCGTCGGGGAATGAACCTGGCCGGAGAGGGTGGGGAATACGAGACCACGGTGTTGGACTCGCCCTTGCACACCATGTCCATGAGGATCTTGGAGAGCGAGACCCACACCGTCCGGGACGGCGGGAGCCTTAAGATAAAAAAGGCCATACTGGAGGTGAAGACGTGA
- a CDS encoding methyltransferase domain-containing protein, with translation MTGHRFSADHSKRLSDESRRKVQPAEDIVQRMSPRPSETVADLGCGTGYITLPLAARVTKVYAIDAQQAMLDRLAEHVPEDLGERIVTILAELPLLPLADASIDRAVMVNVVHEVDDLPLLHSELRRCMRAGGMLSIVDFPRRETSFGPPLEERLSEEQVLEAFPSFQKVKVWSFSEFYQLELQQRP, from the coding sequence GTGACCGGACACCGTTTTTCCGCGGACCACAGCAAAAGATTGAGCGATGAATCCCGGCGAAAGGTCCAACCTGCCGAAGATATTGTGCAGCGCATGTCCCCTCGGCCTTCAGAGACCGTGGCCGACCTGGGATGCGGCACAGGCTACATCACCCTCCCTCTTGCCGCCCGCGTGACCAAGGTGTATGCGATCGATGCCCAGCAGGCCATGCTGGACCGGCTCGCAGAGCATGTTCCGGAGGACCTAGGTGAAAGGATCGTGACCATCTTGGCGGAGCTGCCTCTACTGCCCTTGGCCGATGCGTCCATCGATAGGGCGGTCATGGTCAACGTGGTTCATGAGGTCGATGACCTGCCCCTTCTTCACTCCGAGCTTCGGAGGTGCATGAGGGCAGGGGGGATGCTGAGCATAGTGGACTTTCCCCGGCGAGAGACCAGCTTCGGGCCGCCCCTGGAGGAGAGGCTAAGCGAGGAGCAGGTGCTCGAAGCCTTCCCTTCCTTCCAGAAGGTCAAGGTTTGGAGCTTTTCGGAATTCTATCAGCTGGAGCTGCAACAAAGGCCGTGA
- a CDS encoding amidohydrolase family protein — translation MLTVIRDANIVTQDAERHIIRGDMMIRDGTIEQVGGTVRGSADVEIDATGDIIIPGLVNTHTHVSMAILKSIADDLPFPQFLDKVFAVDAKRTDRDIRAGAAQGCVEMIRSGTTTFLDLYYSEDIIAGAVEQAGIRGILGWAVLDQQYTTQRGDPLENCKRFHQQFKGSERIYPAVGIQGVYVCSTETLLGARDYALENDLLLTFHLSETRKEVSDCKRKEGKRPGDYLSSIGFLNDHCVAAHAAWLTINEVRALAAAGTKVSTCPCSNMKLATGGVAPLPEMFQNGVTVSIGTDGSTTNNSLDLFGEMKTLSLLQKANRWDPTVLPAQKVLDLATIEAARAVRMDQLIGSIEVGKKADLVILNGKAANLRPARPDTIVSNLVYSACGGNVKSVLCDGRAVMLEGVLTTMDEEKVLVDAEDAANSLLG, via the coding sequence ATGCTAACCGTCATCAGGGATGCAAATATCGTCACCCAGGACGCAGAACGTCACATCATACGTGGGGACATGATGATTAGGGACGGAACCATAGAACAGGTCGGTGGAACCGTCCGCGGCTCAGCGGATGTAGAGATCGATGCGACCGGCGATATAATCATCCCAGGGTTGGTAAACACTCACACCCACGTTTCCATGGCCATACTGAAGTCCATAGCTGACGACCTCCCCTTCCCCCAGTTCCTGGACAAGGTGTTCGCCGTGGATGCCAAGAGAACAGACAGGGATATCCGTGCAGGGGCTGCCCAGGGCTGCGTGGAGATGATACGCTCTGGCACCACAACTTTCCTGGACCTGTACTACTCCGAGGATATTATCGCTGGGGCGGTAGAGCAGGCAGGCATACGTGGGATCCTGGGCTGGGCCGTCTTGGACCAGCAGTACACCACCCAGAGAGGAGATCCCCTGGAGAACTGCAAGCGCTTCCACCAGCAGTTCAAAGGAAGTGAACGCATCTACCCTGCGGTGGGCATCCAAGGCGTATATGTGTGCTCCACCGAGACTCTCCTCGGAGCTCGCGACTACGCATTGGAGAACGATCTGCTCCTCACCTTCCACCTGTCGGAAACGCGCAAGGAGGTGTCCGACTGCAAGCGCAAGGAAGGCAAGAGGCCTGGGGACTATCTTTCATCCATAGGATTCCTCAACGATCACTGCGTGGCCGCGCATGCCGCATGGCTCACCATCAACGAGGTTCGGGCCCTGGCTGCGGCGGGCACCAAAGTATCCACCTGCCCCTGTTCCAATATGAAGCTGGCGACAGGGGGAGTGGCACCCCTCCCGGAGATGTTCCAGAATGGAGTGACAGTCTCCATCGGGACCGATGGGTCCACAACGAACAACAGCCTGGACCTCTTCGGTGAGATGAAGACCCTCTCCCTCCTGCAGAAAGCTAATCGCTGGGACCCTACCGTGCTCCCGGCCCAGAAGGTGCTTGATCTGGCCACCATAGAGGCGGCTCGGGCGGTGAGGATGGACCAACTCATAGGGTCCATAGAGGTAGGTAAGAAGGCCGACCTGGTGATATTGAACGGCAAGGCCGCCAACCTTCGTCCCGCCAGGCCGGATACGATTGTATCGAACCTAGTGTACTCCGCCTGCGGAGGGAACGTTAAGTCCGTCCTTTGCGATGGCCGGGCGGTCATGTTGGAGGGCGTCTTGACCACCATGGACGAGGAGAAGGTATTGGTCGATGCCGAGGATGCGGCCAACTCGCTGTTGGGCTGA
- a CDS encoding creatininase family protein: MRLDSLPSTEFKRIMEGRPIVFLPIGGTEAHSSHLPLCTDSVQPEFVADAVAERVNGLVAPPLRYAFHSSTRNMPGTLTLGFETTIRVVYDILMSLISNGADKLVVISGHAGSSHMNALRQACVEVVEETGVRLMLLTDYDLVKRFPEDQQGDGHGGKMETARMMDIAPDLVRPQDKVGRYVSQGYMILSDPERSMPDGFVGDAPSATAELGRRLNSFIVDELTKEVKASFGVE; encoded by the coding sequence GTGAGGCTTGACTCCTTACCATCCACGGAGTTCAAGAGGATCATGGAAGGGCGGCCCATCGTGTTCCTTCCCATCGGAGGGACGGAAGCTCATTCCTCTCACCTTCCTCTTTGTACCGACTCCGTTCAACCGGAGTTCGTGGCCGATGCCGTTGCGGAGAGGGTCAACGGCCTGGTGGCGCCACCCCTGCGGTACGCGTTCCACTCCTCCACCCGCAACATGCCGGGCACACTGACATTGGGGTTCGAGACCACCATCCGGGTGGTCTACGACATATTGATGTCCCTGATCTCCAATGGTGCAGATAAGCTGGTGGTCATCAGCGGCCATGCCGGGAGCTCCCACATGAACGCCCTGCGGCAGGCTTGCGTGGAAGTGGTAGAGGAAACGGGAGTAAGGCTCATGCTGCTCACCGACTACGACCTGGTCAAGCGGTTCCCCGAGGACCAACAAGGGGATGGCCATGGGGGGAAGATGGAGACGGCGAGGATGATGGACATAGCGCCCGATCTGGTGAGGCCCCAAGACAAGGTGGGCCGGTACGTCAGCCAGGGCTACATGATATTGTCCGACCCGGAGAGGTCCATGCCTGACGGCTTCGTGGGGGACGCACCGTCGGCCACAGCGGAGCTGGGTAGGAGGCTAAACTCCTTCATCGTCGATGAGCTCACCAAGGAGGTTAAGGCATCCTTCGGGGTGGAGTGA
- a CDS encoding translation initiation factor IF-2 subunit alpha, with translation MVRSSDFPEESELVVCTVQSVKNFGAFVSLDEYGNKEGFIHIRDVATGWVKYIRDYVREGQKIVCKVLGVDSSKGHIDLSLKSVNEHQKREKIQQWKNENKADKLIEIVAERLNIKKEESYEQFGYDLIDSFGTLFGAFETVAAHPESLDEEELSGPWTKTFIDVAKENVTPSYVQIDGYMDMTCPLPDGVDRIKDALIAGIVNSKEQVKIQYIGAPKYRVVVAAADYKTAEEEMKQVSNTIIGSMQSCGGKATFHREGK, from the coding sequence ATGGTACGCTCTAGCGACTTCCCTGAAGAGAGCGAGCTGGTCGTTTGTACGGTCCAGAGCGTCAAGAACTTCGGTGCCTTCGTCTCCCTCGATGAGTACGGGAACAAGGAGGGCTTCATCCATATCAGGGACGTCGCAACCGGATGGGTCAAGTACATCCGCGATTACGTCCGCGAAGGACAGAAGATAGTGTGCAAGGTCCTGGGCGTGGACTCGTCCAAGGGACATATCGACCTCTCCCTCAAGTCCGTGAACGAGCACCAGAAGAGGGAGAAGATCCAGCAATGGAAGAACGAGAACAAGGCCGACAAGCTCATCGAGATCGTGGCCGAGCGTCTCAACATCAAGAAAGAGGAGTCGTACGAGCAATTCGGCTATGATCTGATAGACAGCTTCGGAACCTTGTTCGGCGCTTTCGAAACGGTGGCAGCACACCCTGAATCCTTGGACGAGGAGGAACTTTCGGGGCCTTGGACAAAAACGTTCATCGATGTGGCCAAGGAGAATGTTACCCCCTCTTATGTTCAGATCGACGGGTACATGGATATGACCTGTCCCCTACCAGATGGGGTCGATCGCATCAAGGACGCGCTGATCGCCGGCATAGTAAACTCAAAGGAGCAGGTCAAGATCCAATACATCGGTGCACCCAAGTACCGCGTTGTTGTGGCCGCTGCCGATTACAAGACCGCCGAAGAGGAGATGAAGCAGGTCAGCAACACCATCATCGGCTCCATGCAATCCTGCGGTGGGAAGGCGACCTTCCACCGCGAGGGAAAGTGA